From Scatophagus argus isolate fScaArg1 chromosome 10, fScaArg1.pri, whole genome shotgun sequence, a single genomic window includes:
- the rtn4a gene encoding reticulon-4a isoform X7 codes for MENNSVDTKECEAAAKHWREQVVDLLYWRDVKTTGVVFGASLLLLLSLMACSIVSVCSYIGLALLSVTICFRIYKGILQAIQKSDEGHPFKQYLDQEVALSEDMVHKYSDMVLAKLNKTIVELRRLFLVEDLVDSIKFAVLMWILTYVGALFNGLTLLILGLIGVFSCPIIYEKHQAQIDHYLALVNNQVKDVVGKIQAKVPGMKRKTE; via the exons ATGGAGAATAACTCTGTGGACACGAAGGAGTGCGAGGCTGCAGCGAAGCACTGGAGAGAACAGG tgGTGGATCTCCTCTACTGGCGTGATGTGAAGACCACCGGCGTGGTGTTCGGcgcctccctgctgctgctcctctcgCTGATGGCGTGCAGCATCGTGAGCGTCTGCTCCTACATCGGCCTGGCTCTGCTGTCCGTCACCATCTGCTTCAGGATATACAAAGGCATCCTGCAGGCCATCCAGAAGTCAGATGAGGGACACCCATTCAA GCAGTACCTGGACCAGGAGGTGGCGCTGTCTGAGGACATGGTCCACAAGTACAGCGACATGGTTCTGGCCAAGCTCAACAAGACCATCGTTGAATTAAGGCGCCTGTTCCTGGTCGAGGACCTGGTCGACTCCATCAAG TTCGCAGTGTTGATGTGGATCCTGACCTACGTCGGTGCCTTGTTCAACGGCCTCACTCTTCTTATTCTGG gTCTGATTGGAGTGTTCAGCTGCCCGATCATCTATGAGAAACACCAG gctCAGATCGACCACTACCTGGCTCTGGTCAACAACCAGGTCAAAGACGTCGTGGGAAA GATCCAGGCGAAGGTGCCCGGGATGAAACGCAAAACGGAGTGA
- the rtn4a gene encoding reticulon-4a isoform X8 has translation MDAKRVVDLLYWRDVKTTGVVFGASLLLLLSLMACSIVSVCSYIGLALLSVTICFRIYKGILQAIQKSDEGHPFKQYLDQEVALSEDMVHKYSDMVLAKLNKTIVELRRLFLVEDLVDSIKFAVLMWILTYVGALFNGLTLLILGLIGVFSCPIIYEKHQAQIDHYLALVNNQVKDVVGKIQAKVPGMKRKTE, from the exons ATGGACGCCAAACGGG tgGTGGATCTCCTCTACTGGCGTGATGTGAAGACCACCGGCGTGGTGTTCGGcgcctccctgctgctgctcctctcgCTGATGGCGTGCAGCATCGTGAGCGTCTGCTCCTACATCGGCCTGGCTCTGCTGTCCGTCACCATCTGCTTCAGGATATACAAAGGCATCCTGCAGGCCATCCAGAAGTCAGATGAGGGACACCCATTCAA GCAGTACCTGGACCAGGAGGTGGCGCTGTCTGAGGACATGGTCCACAAGTACAGCGACATGGTTCTGGCCAAGCTCAACAAGACCATCGTTGAATTAAGGCGCCTGTTCCTGGTCGAGGACCTGGTCGACTCCATCAAG TTCGCAGTGTTGATGTGGATCCTGACCTACGTCGGTGCCTTGTTCAACGGCCTCACTCTTCTTATTCTGG gTCTGATTGGAGTGTTCAGCTGCCCGATCATCTATGAGAAACACCAG gctCAGATCGACCACTACCTGGCTCTGGTCAACAACCAGGTCAAAGACGTCGTGGGAAA GATCCAGGCGAAGGTGCCCGGGATGAAACGCAAAACGGAGTGA
- the rtn4a gene encoding reticulon-4a isoform X6 — MSTGTVASGRGGLEADWVACGGHAGRFDVFCHCVVDLLYWRDVKTTGVVFGASLLLLLSLMACSIVSVCSYIGLALLSVTICFRIYKGILQAIQKSDEGHPFKQYLDQEVALSEDMVHKYSDMVLAKLNKTIVELRRLFLVEDLVDSIKFAVLMWILTYVGALFNGLTLLILGLIGVFSCPIIYEKHQAQIDHYLALVNNQVKDVVGKIQAKVPGMKRKTE, encoded by the exons ATGAGCACCGGGACTGTGGCTTCAGGCAGGGGAGGGTTGGAGGCTGACTGGGTCGCCTGCGGAGGTCATGCCGGACGGTTTGACGTTTTTTGTCACTGCG tgGTGGATCTCCTCTACTGGCGTGATGTGAAGACCACCGGCGTGGTGTTCGGcgcctccctgctgctgctcctctcgCTGATGGCGTGCAGCATCGTGAGCGTCTGCTCCTACATCGGCCTGGCTCTGCTGTCCGTCACCATCTGCTTCAGGATATACAAAGGCATCCTGCAGGCCATCCAGAAGTCAGATGAGGGACACCCATTCAA GCAGTACCTGGACCAGGAGGTGGCGCTGTCTGAGGACATGGTCCACAAGTACAGCGACATGGTTCTGGCCAAGCTCAACAAGACCATCGTTGAATTAAGGCGCCTGTTCCTGGTCGAGGACCTGGTCGACTCCATCAAG TTCGCAGTGTTGATGTGGATCCTGACCTACGTCGGTGCCTTGTTCAACGGCCTCACTCTTCTTATTCTGG gTCTGATTGGAGTGTTCAGCTGCCCGATCATCTATGAGAAACACCAG gctCAGATCGACCACTACCTGGCTCTGGTCAACAACCAGGTCAAAGACGTCGTGGGAAA GATCCAGGCGAAGGTGCCCGGGATGAAACGCAAAACGGAGTGA